TTGGGCGAGTACGCTTCGCTTGCACGATCGACCACACGCGACTTCACCGATTTATCGACGACCGACTTCTTGCTGACGACTGGCGGTGCACCACCTTTCGGCATTTCGCCGCGAAGCGATTTCGCGTCGTCGGGATGAACTTCAAGAAACGACACGCCGCGCTCGAGGATTTGGTCGCGCACCGTCGCCGTAAGCGGACGACCATTGCCCAGCAGCAAGATCCCCAGCTCGTCGGAAATGTCAAATCTACAGGTGGCTCCCAGACTGATTTCGTCTAGGCTGACGCGCACCGTGCCCTGATCCTGCATGGTACGTTTGCCCCTACGCATACCGGATAAATCAAAATTTCGAAGCACTCATTGCGAGTGCGATTGTCTAGTCGTCATCGTTGTCGGCGCCCTGATCACTCCATCCCATCCTTCGATAGGGCATCAGCATCGTTGAAAGGCATTTGACCGTACCGGTTCTAACGATTTTCGGTTCCGCCTTCGTTCAAGCCAAGGTCGTCGGTTAGGCTTGCTTCGATGCCGGACTGGGCCGCGTCAAGACTCGCTTCGATGCGTTCAACAGCCGAAATTTCGGTAGCGTCGGCTTGCTTTTTTGTTTGCGACGGACCGGGCCCTGTCGTCGGTGCCTTTGCGCGTGGGACGGCGCCGCGTCGTCGGGATTCGTTTGATGCGGTCGTCGCCGGCGGATCATCCGTTACCAACGCGTCGGTTCGGATACCCATTCCGCAAAGCAATGCGTCGAGTTGTTCACAAAGTTCGCGATTGTTGCTGTCGTTGCTCGACTCGATGGACTGCAACAGGCTTTTCAAACGGTCAGTCGTCTTCGATATCACTTCGATGCGGACCGCTAGCGAAATATGGCTTCGATGTCGAAGGCTATCGACAAGGTTCTCGAGACGGCGAGAAACTTGAAAAATCTGAACCAGCCCGAGGCTGTCTGCTGTGCAAACAATTTTATGAAGGGACTGATAAATCGAGTCGACAAGATCGCCGCTGACTTGATCTTCGGTCGTTTCTAGCTGCTGTAAGTTCGTTCGGACATCGGAGAGGTACCCGCATGCACGATCGGCGAATTCACGAATCAAATCTGCGTCGAGCATGGCTCTCTCTGCCAACGATTGAAGGCGTGGCGATTGCTGGGGAGGACGGCGGAAGACGGAGGAAATGTCCGTACCTGTTGCAGTTACCTATGTCGCCGATAGTGCTGGGGCAAACGCTTTCTGTACCAGAATCGCCGATTCCCCGTACCAACATGTACCGAACGCAAAAATCAGTTAAATCCTATGCAAAATCGTTCGAAGGCTCGTCCTTTGATGTATATCAAAATCGAAAAGCGTGGCCAAACGCGTCGCAAACGACCGCAAAAAGTTCGTCCACACTGCCTAGGCAAAATACAAACCGATCAATCCGCCTGCCTGAAAGCTTGAACGTTGGACGGTGAAACGGAATATTCGACACCGGACAACACCAACGGCTGGATGATCGAATCGGCGGTCGCTTTGACGATCATTTCGTAGTCATCCGTCTCGACGCGGATGAGTTCCGCTGGAACCGATTCGGCGATATCACCCACGTGAACCGTCATCGTGACTCGGACCGTCCCCTTTGCACGCTCCAATTCAGCTGTCCAGTCCGCAAGCGATTTTTCCGTGTCGTCGCCTTCATCGGTGGCTTTCGATTGGATCAAGCCCGCGACGACATCATGATCGACCGGGACTCTGTCTTCCCATGCTAGCCGTTTGCCGACATCAGGCCCGAACCAAATTCGCGATTCGTCGTTCCACCGAAAAGCGATGGCGTCATCCATGGCAAACGCTGCGGCAACTTCAAACAGCCGACGCGTCGCCATCGGAAGTTGATCGATGATCGCAATTTTTAATTGCTTCGCCTCTTTTTGGAACGCGTCGCGATTCCGCATTGCAAGCGCTGAACTGCGAACCGTCGGAATCGATACTTCGAACAGCAAGTGCTGTCCGGATTCGGACGTGACGGACCAAGCCGTTGAAATTTGCTTGCCAGTGGGCTGAGGAATGTCGCGAGCTTCCACTGTCTCGCCTAACTCACGCTCAAACGTTGACGTCAAAATTTCGATCGTCAGTGGTCGATCGGCCGGAATCCAAAGAACGCCCTCGCTTTCCGCGACAAAGTAAGTGACCCAAAGCGGATACGTATCGATGATGGACGATCGCAACGCTTCAACGTCTCTTACCAGCCATCGACGACGGGTCGGTGACGTCAACCATGAAGAAACTTCTTCGCGATCGACGTCTTTCAACAGTGAAACAAGTTGCTCGTTGTCGCGAAGTGCGAGCGCGATGAGCGCTTGATCCGACAGAGAATCTTCCGCATTGAAAAGGGATCGCTTGATCGAACCGGTGTCGACCACGGGACGATCACGCACGACGTTCGATGCTTCTTTGAAGTCTTCGCATTCCAATAACGCTTGAAGCCGCAGATTGCGTTGGATGGCGATCCAAGGTGGTTGCGACTCGACGTCCCCGATCGCGGTTTCCGCAACAGCCAATTCCTTGGCGGCTTCGGAAAATTGGCCGGTCGACATCCTCAGTTGGGCGACATTGTCCCGGATCGCAGCGAGATGGCCCTCGTCCTGGATCGATCGGGCTCGTGGGAGCCAAGCCCGTACCGTTTTCGAATCCAGCAACGCTGACGCTTCGGCGATCACACTTCGCGACAGTTCTGCAAGATCGCCATCGTTAATCTGAATCTCGCTGGGCACGACTCGATTGGCAACGATGGCTCGCGCGCGGTCACGGAGCGTTGTCGACTGAAGTGACGTGTCCTGTTCGGTATCCATTGTTTTCGCGATCCGCAAAGCCTCGCGAAAGGAATTGTCGGCCGCTTCGACTTGGACTTCATTGAACGCAATGAACGCCTTCAGCATCTCGCGTGTCCAAGCGATTTCCGGATCCGAAAAGCCCATGGTTTTCGCAAGAAACGATTCGGAAGTCGCAGCTTCCTCTCGCTGTAAATACTCAACAATCTGCAATTGCACATCGATGTCGTTCGGAAATTTTTCAGCGACGGCTTCCGACTGCCCCATTTCCAGCATCGTTTCAACAATCACTCGCCGCAGTGCTCGGGTCACGTTCGCAGCTTGCTCATCCGATTGCGACCGATTCCATACTTCGAATCGCGTCAGCTCGGGCAATGCCAGGGGGTTCTGATCAAGAACGTGATGGCAGTAGCCTTGGATAGCGTCACGAAAATGACTCGCCCGTTCACTTTCCTCGACCCGCAGGTCAACGGCGTCGGATTGCAGCGCATCGGACAAGGATTGCAAGTCGCCATAGAAGTCATCGCCAAAAAGCCACTGCGTGATCGTAGCGAGTGTCTGCGGCAAATCGTCGGTTTCGCGAAACAATTCCGGATACCGATTGCTTTCGATTCGAGCGTCCAAGTGGTCTTGGATCGCGACATCGTGAATGGATCCCGGACCGGATTTGTCCCGAGCAACTAAAAACCACTCGGCCGACTTGTCATAGTCCCGTCGCGACCAAGCCTCGTTCGCTTTCAGGATCGCCACAACAGACTCATTCACGCTTTCACGCAACGAAACTTCGGCCACAACATTGCTTGCCCAAACCGAATCGTACGTGATTGCATCAGCAAGGGTCATCCAGGCATCGTCCCCGTTCGCCACGATCGCATCAAGCAATGTTGGTAGATCTCCTTTGCGGCGGTTTCCAATCACCATATCGATGATGGCCATATCCAATGGACACCCCCGCAGCGCAAGCACCGCTTCGTCTGCGGCCTCGTCGTCACGCCCAAGGGATGCCAGGACCGTCGACATCAGCCAATGTGACCGCGGGTGGTTTGGCGATTGGGCACTGGATTTCATAGCCGCTTCGAGAGCTTTTCCATCTTGATCGGCGTCCAAATATCCGAGCGTCAGCATCGGCCAAACGCCCCACATGTGATCAGGATCATGAATGGATTCGAGCAGTCCAACGGCTTCGTCGTAGCGATCCAGTTCGATCCACGCATACGCGATCTGAAGCAACGCGGTGGATCGGTCTTCTTTCAACGTCTGGACGCGGTGACAGGACTTTAACTTTGCGAAGGCTTGTTCTTCGGCACCGTCATCAAACAAGCGGTTCGCTCCTTCGATGCGGTCCATGATCTCGTTAAATCCGCTGGATAGTTTCTCGGATCCGGAAATAAACGATGCGTATTCGTCCGACGTTCTCCGGCCGTCATCAAGCGATTGCCAGTCATAAACTTGCCACCGTCCATCGACGTTGACAAGAAACCACTGTTGAGACTCCGGCAGATTGTTTGCCGAATAGAACATCAGGTCGACTGATACCAATCGAGGTTCCGTGTCAGATGAAGCGACCGATAAGCCCGTTGCGGGACGTATTGCCAGGATTCGGTAGTGGTTGTCGAAGCCGTTGGGGATGGGCCGGTAGTCTTCGAAACCGTTTTGAATCGAGACGCGATCCAGCCAATTGAGGCTACCCGAACCGTCGGGGCTTGCTTCGACTGCATCAAGAAACATTTCCTCGTGCATCGGAATGTGTTCACCGTTGCGATCCGCCTGAACGCATTGCTCGACAAAATCAACGACACTCTGATCGAAACGGGCTCCGGTACTCTCGTCGTCACTGTCCCACCGCGCGAGCGTCCATCGGTTCAGGGATTCGTTGAACGCATCGGCGTCGGCTTGAAATGAATCCTGGCGAGAATCCGGTCGCGCCGGAACTGGCAAAGGTCCACGTGGAACGTCCAACGAAAAATAGAATGCCGTCAACATGCCGCCGCACAGCACGATTCCAAAAAGGAACAGCATGCCGAGTATCAAAGCGGTGCGGTACGGTGATCCACCGGTCGGGGCCGGTCGTGGCGACGGAACTTGGGTCGGGGCAGCGTGTTCAGAAAATGGATCGTGGTTCAATGGTCGATGCCGTGCGATGGGTCGATGGGGATTCCGGCCCCGATTGTACCGTGACCGACGTCACATCCCAGATCACGGCTGTTTTCGCTTCCGATGACCTAATTTGGCATATCTATCTCTAGCGCCGCACTTCCATGGGCATCTGAGCTTGAACATCGGTGCCCAGTTGCCAATAGATTAAGTTTCCAGTGCGGCGGGTGATCAGCGACGCGCGTTGTGGCGCCGATTTCCGTTCTCGGACAACACCATACAGTTCCCTCAACATCGCTTCGTTGTCGCCATAGTAGCTGTGCCCAAGGATGCTCAAATCGATCCCGCTGACATCAACGGTTTCAATACCGGGGACGACAACGATGTCGACGCCGCTGTCGCCCGCCCGCGGGTAACCATGGACCTGTTTCGACGCGACCAACGCTTGATCGTCGGATGACGCGTAAAGCGTGACGTGATTTGCGATGGCGGCTAGCGGTGATGCAAAATCGCGGACGAACCGATCGGCGTCAACATCCGGCGCAGCCATCACCAATCGGTCGAACGGACGTGCGGCACTGGGATCGGCTTGCGATTGGATCTGGCTCATCGCAGCGACCATGGCACGATTGCCCATACTGTGTGCGATCACGTTGATGGACGAAGCACCACTGTCGCGAGCCAATTCCAACAAGAACTCTCGTAAGTGAGTGATCGTCCATTCCGAGTTATTTTCATCGATCGTGTAACCAAGAAGCGACCCTTGGCTCGGCCACGTATAGCAGATCGGCACTCCTTCGAATGGCAAATCGACGGACACTTGAGCGGTACGCTGAATCGCTGACTCGAAGTCAACGTTGTATCCGTGAATGAACACCAAGGCGTCTTGTTGGGGTGATCCAGCGATCCGATGGGCCAATCGACTCGAGAAGTCGCTTTGCGTTAGCTCAACCGCGGACGTCATGACGATGTGTTTGTCTTGGTTCTCGCGAAATTCGAATCGAAACAGATTCGGCCGCTCGACAACACCCTTTGCGTGTGACCGAGGCACCGTGACTTCGCAGATCCCGCGAGAAAGGATGCCACGGTCGCTGGTGTACGTGACGCCGTGCTTTTCGATGTTCGCTTGTCCCGACATCAAGATGGCCGCCGCACCACAACCCGTCGCAAGTCCGGTAAAGATGGCAAAGACCGTTTGTTTCGAATTGCCACGCAACCAACATGCAAGCGCTCCCATCAAGATTAAGACGGAAGCGAAGCTGAAGACGACAAACATTTGTTTCTGGCCGGTGACTTCATAAGCCGACAGAGGCATCGCACCGCGCGCACGATCGGTGGCGTAGAACACTTCGACCGTCGTGTAGGACGCATCGCGACTGTCATCAATGGCCGGGGGCATATCGGGAATCTGCTGGGACTCCCGCTGCATCGGAAGTGTTTCGGTCACGGGCCCGTTGTTGGTTTTCTGCATCGCGGTTGTGCGCGCAGGCGACAACATCGTGGTTGGCGGAGCTGTGATGGCGTCTTCGTGAAAGACTTCGAACGAAGGATCGGTTGACCGTTGCGAGGGCGGTTGTTGGCTGACAGAACTGTCCAACCGCGGCGTGGATGCGTCGTGGTGGAAATTCTCGTTCGGTGCGGCGACTGCGTCACCGGGTGCAATTTGGGTACTCGCTTCCTGATGCTGTGCACGGCCGCATCCGACCTGGAGAACCACGGACACACCCAAAAGCAAGAGAACGTACGTGCGTCCACGGTCGGGCGCAGTCCGCCCATGCTGGTCGATCTCTCGGTCTTGCGTGGTACGTTGAGTCGACATGGGTACACTTTGGCGGATGGGGTACATTCAAATTACCGATGAAGCGACGTTCGGTAACTGATTGTCCGTATCAGAACTT
Above is a window of Rubripirellula tenax DNA encoding:
- a CDS encoding Hpt domain-containing protein, with the protein product MLDADLIREFADRACGYLSDVRTNLQQLETTEDQVSGDLVDSIYQSLHKIVCTADSLGLVQIFQVSRRLENLVDSLRHRSHISLAVRIEVISKTTDRLKSLLQSIESSNDSNNRELCEQLDALLCGMGIRTDALVTDDPPATTASNESRRRGAVPRAKAPTTGPGPSQTKKQADATEISAVERIEASLDAAQSGIEASLTDDLGLNEGGTENR
- a CDS encoding tetratricopeptide repeat protein codes for the protein MLFLFGIVLCGGMLTAFYFSLDVPRGPLPVPARPDSRQDSFQADADAFNESLNRWTLARWDSDDESTGARFDQSVVDFVEQCVQADRNGEHIPMHEEMFLDAVEASPDGSGSLNWLDRVSIQNGFEDYRPIPNGFDNHYRILAIRPATGLSVASSDTEPRLVSVDLMFYSANNLPESQQWFLVNVDGRWQVYDWQSLDDGRRTSDEYASFISGSEKLSSGFNEIMDRIEGANRLFDDGAEEQAFAKLKSCHRVQTLKEDRSTALLQIAYAWIELDRYDEAVGLLESIHDPDHMWGVWPMLTLGYLDADQDGKALEAAMKSSAQSPNHPRSHWLMSTVLASLGRDDEAADEAVLALRGCPLDMAIIDMVIGNRRKGDLPTLLDAIVANGDDAWMTLADAITYDSVWASNVVAEVSLRESVNESVVAILKANEAWSRRDYDKSAEWFLVARDKSGPGSIHDVAIQDHLDARIESNRYPELFRETDDLPQTLATITQWLFGDDFYGDLQSLSDALQSDAVDLRVEESERASHFRDAIQGYCHHVLDQNPLALPELTRFEVWNRSQSDEQAANVTRALRRVIVETMLEMGQSEAVAEKFPNDIDVQLQIVEYLQREEAATSESFLAKTMGFSDPEIAWTREMLKAFIAFNEVQVEAADNSFREALRIAKTMDTEQDTSLQSTTLRDRARAIVANRVVPSEIQINDGDLAELSRSVIAEASALLDSKTVRAWLPRARSIQDEGHLAAIRDNVAQLRMSTGQFSEAAKELAVAETAIGDVESQPPWIAIQRNLRLQALLECEDFKEASNVVRDRPVVDTGSIKRSLFNAEDSLSDQALIALALRDNEQLVSLLKDVDREEVSSWLTSPTRRRWLVRDVEALRSSIIDTYPLWVTYFVAESEGVLWIPADRPLTIEILTSTFERELGETVEARDIPQPTGKQISTAWSVTSESGQHLLFEVSIPTVRSSALAMRNRDAFQKEAKQLKIAIIDQLPMATRRLFEVAAAFAMDDAIAFRWNDESRIWFGPDVGKRLAWEDRVPVDHDVVAGLIQSKATDEGDDTEKSLADWTAELERAKGTVRVTMTVHVGDIAESVPAELIRVETDDYEMIVKATADSIIQPLVLSGVEYSVSPSNVQAFRQAD
- a CDS encoding alpha/beta hydrolase, whose product is MSTQRTTQDREIDQHGRTAPDRGRTYVLLLLGVSVVLQVGCGRAQHQEASTQIAPGDAVAAPNENFHHDASTPRLDSSVSQQPPSQRSTDPSFEVFHEDAITAPPTTMLSPARTTAMQKTNNGPVTETLPMQRESQQIPDMPPAIDDSRDASYTTVEVFYATDRARGAMPLSAYEVTGQKQMFVVFSFASVLILMGALACWLRGNSKQTVFAIFTGLATGCGAAAILMSGQANIEKHGVTYTSDRGILSRGICEVTVPRSHAKGVVERPNLFRFEFRENQDKHIVMTSAVELTQSDFSSRLAHRIAGSPQQDALVFIHGYNVDFESAIQRTAQVSVDLPFEGVPICYTWPSQGSLLGYTIDENNSEWTITHLREFLLELARDSGASSINVIAHSMGNRAMVAAMSQIQSQADPSAARPFDRLVMAAPDVDADRFVRDFASPLAAIANHVTLYASSDDQALVASKQVHGYPRAGDSGVDIVVVPGIETVDVSGIDLSILGHSYYGDNEAMLRELYGVVRERKSAPQRASLITRRTGNLIYWQLGTDVQAQMPMEVRR